A genomic segment from Nonomuraea helvata encodes:
- a CDS encoding tRNA-dependent cyclodipeptide synthase — translation MIGFDPVPLTSRCAQILDGREHAVVGVSALNGYFAPRTIRHLLDWATRTFARVHVLVPGVELAGTLVARGCPAAKAGAKARSAANNTRNRVIRALDALDPSNATVSDWNELAPNRAYGEARTGLERLFATHPAFAEHCLDAVRPIVGVPELSREQAEQALPFLLAELPLVIDTPSILGTGSSVFCYPRPMPMVDLLYAGVLPIHPAPTQGFVSTALTQAVRSDQYLSNVR, via the coding sequence GTGATCGGCTTCGACCCAGTACCCCTGACCTCACGCTGCGCCCAGATCCTCGACGGGCGGGAGCATGCCGTCGTCGGCGTCAGCGCCCTGAACGGCTACTTCGCCCCGCGGACCATCAGGCACCTGCTCGACTGGGCGACCCGGACGTTCGCGCGGGTCCACGTCCTCGTGCCCGGCGTCGAGCTGGCCGGGACGCTGGTCGCGAGGGGCTGCCCGGCTGCCAAGGCGGGGGCCAAGGCGCGGTCGGCCGCCAACAACACACGTAACCGGGTGATCCGCGCGCTCGACGCCCTCGATCCGTCGAACGCCACGGTGTCCGACTGGAACGAGCTGGCTCCGAACCGGGCCTACGGCGAGGCGCGAACGGGCCTGGAGCGCCTTTTCGCGACCCATCCGGCCTTCGCGGAGCACTGCCTGGACGCGGTGCGGCCCATCGTCGGAGTGCCGGAGCTCTCGCGCGAGCAGGCCGAGCAGGCGCTGCCCTTCCTCCTGGCCGAGCTGCCCCTCGTCATCGACACCCCGTCGATCCTCGGCACGGGGTCGTCGGTGTTCTGCTATCCCCGGCCGATGCCGATGGTCGACCTGCTGTACGCGGGCGTGCTGCCGATCCATCCGGCTCCCACTCAGGGATTCGTGTCCACCGCGTTGACACAGGCCGTCCGGTCTGATCAGTATTTAAGTAACGTTCGGTAA
- a CDS encoding PLD nuclease N-terminal domain-containing protein: protein MLYLSEAISLVTLVLWLYCLFDVITTPDVLCRNLPKIAWVVIVLIFPLIGSVAWLVAGRPERAQSVTQPSAFPEYDRPGRFAATNPDDDEEFLRRCRERAEEQRRNAPKKPPES from the coding sequence GTGCTCTACCTGTCCGAGGCCATCAGCCTCGTCACGCTCGTGCTCTGGCTCTACTGCCTTTTCGACGTGATCACCACGCCCGACGTGCTCTGCAGGAACCTGCCGAAGATCGCCTGGGTGGTCATCGTGCTGATCTTCCCACTGATCGGCTCCGTCGCCTGGCTGGTGGCCGGGCGCCCGGAGCGGGCGCAGTCGGTGACGCAGCCGAGCGCGTTCCCCGAGTACGACCGTCCCGGCCGCTTCGCCGCCACCAACCCCGATGACGACGAGGAGTTCCTGCGCCGCTGCCGCGAGCGCGCCGAGGAGCAGCGCAGGAACGCACCGAAGAAGCCTCCCGAGAGCTAG
- a CDS encoding isoprenylcysteine carboxyl methyltransferase family protein, giving the protein MSAYLVLIGLVVLERLAELTVARRNLAWARSRGGIEYGRRHYPWIVVAHAALLAAAPAEVWLLGRPFVPLLGWPMLAVAVLAQGLRWWCIGTLGRQWNTRVVVVPDMPLVRGGPYRWLRHPNYVAVVAEGLALPLVHTAWLTALCFTAANAVLLTVRIRVENAALSGRRAPAGEP; this is encoded by the coding sequence GTGAGCGCGTACCTCGTCCTCATCGGCCTGGTCGTACTCGAGCGGCTGGCCGAGCTGACGGTGGCCCGCCGCAACCTGGCCTGGGCCAGGTCCAGGGGCGGCATCGAGTACGGCAGGCGGCACTACCCTTGGATCGTCGTGGCCCACGCCGCGCTCCTGGCGGCGGCGCCCGCCGAGGTGTGGCTGCTGGGCCGCCCCTTCGTCCCGCTGCTCGGCTGGCCGATGCTGGCGGTGGCCGTCCTCGCCCAGGGGCTGCGCTGGTGGTGCATCGGCACGCTGGGCAGGCAGTGGAACACCCGCGTCGTGGTGGTCCCGGACATGCCGCTCGTGCGCGGCGGGCCGTACCGGTGGCTGCGGCACCCCAACTACGTGGCCGTCGTCGCCGAGGGCCTCGCGCTCCCCCTGGTGCACACCGCCTGGCTCACCGCGCTGTGCTTCACCGCCGCCAACGCCGTGCTGCTCACCGTACGCATACGCGTCGAGAACGCGGCGCTCAGCGGGCGGCGGGCTCCGGCCGGGGAACCGTGA
- the araB gene encoding ribulokinase codes for MVGVDFGTLSGRAVVVRVSDGAELGSAVHEYAHRVIEHSLPGSGKRLGPDWALQSPQDWIDVLKIAVPQAIAAAGVAPEDVIGVGTDFTACTVLPTTADGTPLCFETPDEPHAWPKLWKHHAAQPHADRINELAARRGESWLPRYGGKISSEWEFAKGLQVLEEAPEVYARAERWIEAADWIIWQLTGVESRNICTVGYKGIFQDGGYPSEEYLAELNPGFAGFASKLATGQVGEKVNGTTLAPLGGLAGRVTAQASEWTGIPEGAAVAVGNVDAHVTAAAADAVRPGQMVAIMGTSTCHIMPSDRLAEVPGMCGVVRDGIVPGLWGYEAGQSAVGDIFAWFVDNFGGELDHERLTALAEKQAVGEHGLVALDWFGGNRSVLVDHNLSGVIIGQTLATKPEDVYRALIESTAFGARMIVETFEQSGVPVEEFVVAGGLLKNRFLMQVYADVLRRPLSVIGSDQGPALGSAIHAAVAAGAYPGIEEAAAAMGKRTEAAYVPDEASADAYDRLYAEYRRLHDFFGDGKMLHTLRAIRNEAQA; via the coding sequence GTGGTCGGAGTCGACTTCGGCACGCTCTCAGGGCGTGCCGTCGTCGTCCGCGTCAGCGATGGCGCGGAGCTCGGCAGCGCGGTGCACGAGTACGCCCACCGCGTGATCGAGCACAGCCTGCCCGGCTCCGGCAAGAGACTGGGACCGGACTGGGCGCTGCAGTCGCCGCAGGACTGGATCGACGTGCTGAAGATCGCCGTGCCCCAGGCGATCGCCGCCGCGGGAGTCGCGCCCGAGGACGTCATCGGCGTCGGCACCGACTTCACCGCCTGCACCGTGCTGCCCACCACGGCCGACGGCACGCCGCTCTGCTTCGAGACGCCCGACGAGCCGCACGCCTGGCCGAAGCTGTGGAAGCACCACGCCGCGCAGCCGCACGCCGACCGGATCAACGAGCTGGCCGCGCGCCGGGGGGAGAGCTGGCTGCCGCGCTACGGCGGCAAGATCTCCTCGGAGTGGGAGTTCGCCAAGGGCCTGCAGGTCCTGGAGGAGGCCCCCGAGGTGTACGCCAGGGCCGAGCGCTGGATCGAGGCGGCCGACTGGATCATCTGGCAGCTCACCGGCGTGGAGAGCCGCAACATCTGCACGGTCGGCTACAAGGGGATCTTCCAGGACGGCGGCTACCCGTCCGAGGAGTACCTCGCCGAGCTCAACCCCGGCTTCGCCGGCTTCGCGAGCAAGCTCGCCACCGGACAGGTCGGCGAGAAGGTCAACGGCACGACGCTGGCCCCGCTCGGCGGTCTCGCCGGCCGCGTGACCGCGCAGGCGTCCGAGTGGACCGGCATCCCCGAGGGCGCCGCCGTGGCCGTCGGCAACGTGGACGCCCACGTCACCGCGGCCGCCGCCGACGCCGTCAGGCCCGGCCAGATGGTGGCCATCATGGGCACCTCCACCTGCCACATCATGCCCAGCGACCGGCTCGCCGAGGTGCCCGGCATGTGCGGCGTCGTACGCGACGGCATCGTGCCCGGCCTGTGGGGCTACGAGGCCGGCCAGTCGGCGGTCGGCGACATCTTCGCCTGGTTCGTCGACAACTTCGGCGGCGAGCTGGATCACGAGCGCCTGACCGCGCTGGCCGAGAAGCAGGCCGTCGGCGAGCACGGCCTGGTCGCGCTCGACTGGTTCGGCGGCAACCGCTCGGTGCTCGTGGACCACAACCTCTCCGGCGTGATCATCGGCCAGACCCTGGCCACCAAGCCCGAGGACGTCTACCGGGCGCTCATCGAGTCCACCGCGTTCGGCGCCCGGATGATCGTGGAGACGTTCGAGCAGTCGGGCGTGCCGGTCGAGGAGTTCGTGGTCGCCGGCGGCCTGCTGAAGAACCGCTTCCTCATGCAGGTCTACGCCGACGTGCTGCGCCGCCCGCTGTCGGTCATCGGCTCCGACCAGGGGCCCGCGCTCGGCTCGGCCATCCACGCGGCCGTCGCCGCCGGCGCCTACCCGGGCATCGAGGAGGCCGCGGCGGCGATGGGCAAGCGCACCGAGGCCGCGTACGTGCCCGACGAGGCCAGCGCCGACGCCTACGACCGGCTCTACGCCGAGTACCGCAGGCTCCACGACTTCTTCGGAGACGGAAAGATGCTGCACACCCTCCGCGCGATCAGGAACGAGGCCCAGGCATGA
- a CDS encoding L-ribulose-5-phosphate 4-epimerase has translation MSVRKIVADLHAELVRYNLVVWTAGNVSGRIPGEDLFVIKPSGVSYDELTPENMVVCDLDGNLVEGEHAPSSDTAAHAYVYRNMPDVGGVVHTHSTYASAWAARGEAIPCVLTAMADEFGGEIPVGPFALIGDDSIGQGIVETLKGHRSKAVLMQNHGVFSIGKDAKAAVKAAVMCEDVARTVHVARQLGEPLPIPQDDIDRLYDRYQNVYGQRSPR, from the coding sequence ATGAGCGTAAGGAAGATCGTCGCCGACCTCCATGCCGAGCTGGTCCGTTACAACCTGGTCGTCTGGACGGCGGGCAACGTGTCGGGGCGGATCCCGGGCGAGGACCTGTTCGTGATCAAGCCGTCCGGCGTCTCCTACGACGAGCTGACGCCGGAGAACATGGTGGTGTGCGACCTCGACGGCAACCTCGTGGAGGGCGAGCACGCGCCGTCCAGCGACACCGCCGCGCACGCGTACGTCTACCGCAACATGCCCGACGTCGGCGGTGTCGTGCACACCCACTCCACCTACGCCTCGGCCTGGGCCGCGCGCGGTGAGGCCATCCCGTGCGTGCTGACCGCCATGGCGGACGAGTTCGGCGGCGAGATCCCGGTCGGCCCGTTCGCGCTGATCGGCGACGACTCGATCGGCCAGGGCATCGTCGAGACGCTCAAGGGCCACCGCTCCAAGGCCGTCCTCATGCAGAACCACGGCGTGTTCAGCATCGGCAAGGACGCGAAGGCGGCGGTGAAGGCCGCCGTGATGTGCGAGGACGTGGCCCGTACCGTCCACGTGGCCAGGCAGCTCGGTGAGCCGCTGCCCATCCCGCAGGACGACATCGACCGCCTGTACGACCGCTATCAGAACGTCTACGGACAGAGGAGCCCGCGTTGA
- the araA gene encoding L-arabinose isomerase yields the protein MKIWFLTGSQGLYGEDTLRQVAEQSQRIAEQLPVTVEWKPVLTDAAAIRRLMLEANADDECAGVIAWMHTFSPAKMWIAGLDALRKPLLHLHTQANVELPWSSIDMDFMNLNQAAHGDREFGFVQTRLGVPRKTVAGHVSDPVVGERILAWERAAKGLAEVRTLKLARFGDNMRDVAVTEGDKVEAQLRFGVSVNTYGVNDLVEAVDAASDADVTALVKEYAEQYTVAPELLGERNESLRYAARIELGLRGFLEAGGFKAFTTNFEDLGGLRQLPGLAVQRLMADGYGFGGEGDWKTSVLLRTLKAMTPGGTSFMEDYTYDLTPGQELILGAHMLEVCPSIASGTPSCEIHPLGIGNREDPVRLVFDAEPGPGIVVGLADMGDRFRLVANEIDLVAPPQPLPKLPVARAVWTPRPNFRTSTESWLTAGAPHHTVLSTAVGREELTDLADMLGVELVVIDADTTTERFAKELRWNQAYYRLAQGF from the coding sequence TTGAAGATCTGGTTTCTGACCGGCAGCCAGGGGCTGTACGGCGAGGACACGTTGCGCCAGGTGGCCGAGCAGTCCCAGCGGATCGCCGAGCAGCTCCCCGTGACCGTGGAGTGGAAGCCGGTGCTCACCGACGCCGCGGCGATCAGGCGGCTGATGCTGGAGGCCAACGCCGACGACGAGTGCGCCGGCGTGATCGCGTGGATGCACACGTTCTCCCCCGCCAAGATGTGGATCGCGGGGCTCGACGCGCTGCGCAAGCCGCTGCTGCACCTGCACACGCAGGCCAACGTGGAGCTCCCGTGGAGCTCCATCGACATGGACTTCATGAACCTCAACCAGGCCGCGCACGGCGACCGCGAGTTCGGGTTCGTGCAGACCCGCCTGGGCGTGCCGCGCAAGACCGTGGCCGGGCACGTCTCGGACCCGGTGGTGGGCGAGCGCATCCTGGCCTGGGAGCGCGCGGCCAAGGGCCTGGCCGAGGTCCGCACGCTGAAGCTGGCCCGCTTCGGCGACAACATGCGCGACGTGGCGGTCACCGAGGGCGACAAGGTCGAGGCGCAGCTCCGCTTCGGCGTCTCGGTGAACACGTACGGCGTGAACGACCTGGTCGAGGCCGTGGACGCGGCGTCCGACGCGGACGTGACGGCGCTGGTCAAGGAGTACGCGGAGCAGTACACCGTCGCGCCCGAGCTGCTCGGCGAGCGCAACGAGTCGTTGCGCTACGCGGCCAGGATCGAGCTGGGCCTGCGCGGCTTCCTCGAGGCGGGCGGCTTCAAGGCGTTCACCACGAACTTCGAGGACCTCGGCGGCCTGCGCCAGCTCCCCGGCCTGGCCGTGCAGCGGCTCATGGCCGACGGGTACGGCTTCGGCGGCGAGGGCGACTGGAAGACCTCGGTGCTGCTGCGCACGCTCAAGGCCATGACGCCGGGCGGCACGTCGTTCATGGAGGACTACACCTACGACCTGACGCCCGGCCAGGAGCTCATCCTGGGCGCGCACATGCTCGAGGTCTGCCCCTCGATCGCCTCCGGCACGCCGTCGTGCGAGATCCACCCGCTGGGCATCGGCAACAGGGAGGACCCGGTCCGGCTGGTGTTCGACGCCGAGCCCGGCCCCGGCATCGTGGTGGGCCTGGCCGACATGGGCGACAGGTTCCGGCTGGTGGCCAACGAGATCGACCTCGTGGCGCCGCCCCAGCCGCTGCCCAAGCTGCCGGTCGCCCGCGCGGTCTGGACCCCCCGGCCCAACTTCCGGACGTCCACGGAGTCGTGGCTCACGGCGGGCGCGCCGCACCACACGGTGCTGTCCACGGCCGTCGGCCGCGAGGAGCTGACCGACCTGGCCGACATGCTCGGCGTGGAGCTGGTGGTCATCGACGCCGACACGACGACCGAGCGCTTCGCCAAGGAGCTGCGCTGGAACCAGGCGTACTACCGCCTGGCCCAGGGCTTCTAG
- a CDS encoding LLM class flavin-dependent oxidoreductase: MTTHPFRFGAVAGHATDAAAWTGLARRAESLGYSTLLVPDTLRTLSPFIAAAVAATATTTLRVGTFVLSAANRTPETVARETSTLHTLTGGRFELGLGAGRPDAEQDAAALGVRYGTPGERIERLSETIGAVKDVRVLVAASGTRLLRLAAQKADTVALGVPRHYTEDQVAAKLDELYELAGDRFHDLELNMNLAAAGAEPPSWLSVTAGGTGFLLGTADEMVDALRRRRDRLGVSYVSVNAQYLDEFAPVVERLTGT, from the coding sequence ATGACCACTCACCCGTTCAGGTTCGGCGCGGTCGCCGGACATGCCACCGACGCCGCCGCGTGGACCGGCCTGGCCCGCCGGGCGGAGAGCCTCGGCTACTCGACGCTGCTGGTGCCCGACACGCTCCGCACGCTGTCGCCCTTCATCGCCGCCGCCGTCGCCGCGACGGCCACGACGACCCTGCGCGTGGGCACGTTCGTGCTGAGCGCCGCCAACCGCACGCCCGAGACCGTGGCGCGGGAGACCTCCACCCTGCACACGCTCACCGGCGGCCGCTTCGAGCTGGGTCTGGGCGCAGGCCGCCCGGACGCGGAGCAGGACGCCGCGGCGCTCGGCGTGAGGTACGGGACACCGGGCGAGCGCATCGAGCGGCTCTCCGAGACCATCGGCGCCGTCAAGGACGTTCGCGTGCTCGTCGCCGCCTCCGGGACCAGGCTGCTCAGGCTGGCCGCGCAGAAGGCCGACACGGTGGCGCTGGGCGTGCCGCGGCACTACACGGAGGACCAGGTGGCGGCGAAGCTGGACGAGCTGTACGAGCTGGCCGGCGACCGCTTCCACGACCTGGAGCTCAACATGAACCTCGCGGCCGCCGGCGCCGAGCCGCCCTCCTGGCTGTCCGTCACGGCGGGCGGCACCGGGTTCCTGCTGGGGACGGCGGACGAGATGGTGGACGCGCTCCGCCGGCGCAGGGACAGGCTCGGCGTCTCGTACGTGTCGGTGAACGCCCAGTACCTGGACGAGTTCGCCCCGGTGGTGGAGCGGCTCACCGGTACCTGA
- a CDS encoding type III polyketide synthase — translation MHISGVQSVLPDHRYTQAEITEAFSRLTDCDEDLLRRFHTATGVEGRNLALPLADYAKLDSFERANDMYLEVALELAEQALRGALRKAGIRPEKVDHLLFCSTTGVATPSLDARLAQRVGLRPDVKRVPVFGLGCAAGASGLSRLHDYLRGWPDHVAVLVCVELCSLTIQRDDTSIANLVASGLFGDGAAAVVATGRGEGPEVVATRSRLYPGTEHLMGWEVGQHGFRIVLDPDLTGFVEQALGGDIKTFLADYGLTPDQVATWICHPGGPKVIEKIAETLGLPQKALEVTWRSLREHGNLSSVSVLHVLQETRGRPGAPAVLLALGPGFSAELLLLHW, via the coding sequence ATGCACATCTCGGGGGTACAGAGTGTTCTGCCTGATCACCGCTACACGCAGGCGGAGATCACCGAAGCGTTCTCCCGGCTGACCGATTGTGACGAGGACCTGCTGAGACGCTTCCACACGGCCACCGGCGTGGAGGGCCGCAACCTCGCACTCCCGCTGGCCGACTACGCCAAGCTCGACTCCTTCGAGCGCGCGAACGACATGTACCTCGAGGTCGCCCTTGAGCTCGCCGAGCAGGCGCTGAGAGGCGCGCTGCGCAAGGCCGGCATCCGCCCCGAGAAGGTCGACCACCTGCTGTTCTGCTCCACCACCGGCGTCGCGACGCCCTCGCTGGACGCCAGGCTGGCCCAGCGGGTGGGGCTGCGGCCGGACGTCAAGCGGGTGCCCGTGTTCGGCCTGGGCTGCGCGGCGGGCGCGTCGGGGCTGTCGCGCCTGCACGACTACCTGCGCGGCTGGCCCGACCACGTCGCGGTGCTGGTGTGCGTGGAGCTGTGCTCGCTGACGATCCAGCGGGACGACACCTCGATCGCGAACCTGGTGGCCAGCGGCCTGTTCGGGGACGGCGCGGCGGCCGTCGTCGCGACCGGGCGCGGCGAGGGTCCCGAGGTCGTCGCCACCCGCAGCCGGCTCTATCCCGGCACCGAGCACCTCATGGGCTGGGAGGTCGGGCAGCACGGCTTCCGCATCGTGCTGGACCCGGACCTGACCGGGTTCGTGGAGCAGGCGCTGGGCGGTGACATCAAGACGTTCCTGGCGGACTACGGACTCACCCCCGACCAGGTCGCCACCTGGATCTGCCACCCCGGCGGCCCCAAGGTCATCGAGAAGATCGCGGAAACCCTCGGGCTGCCGCAGAAGGCGCTCGAGGTGACCTGGCGGTCGCTGCGCGAGCACGGCAACCTGTCCTCGGTCTCGGTGCTCCACGTGCTCCAGGAGACCCGGGGCCGGCCGGGCGCGCCAGCCGTGCTCCTCGCCCTGGGGCCGGGCTTCTCCGCCGAGCTGCTGCTCCTGCACTGGTGA
- a CDS encoding vWA domain-containing protein — MKIRPLAAGAGLVALLTLSACGGSGGSTSGERAPQPANANQQPVRPSQSPAQQEQEDAEQDTTTAQISTFALDVDTASYGYARRTLQEGRWPAPAEIRPEEWVNAFRQDYAQPPDDGFAVHVDGAKLPSRDEAVLRVGLQTRASDAAGRRPANLTFVVDVSGSMAETGRLDLVKSALLKLLDQLAPGDQVSIVSFSDEAKVLASMTPLTARDELREAVDELTVNGGTNLEAGLVTGYQEASKAFRPAATNRVILLSDGLANQGSTEWQAILDRAKEYAGRQVTLLTVGVGRDYGDELMEQLADNGDGMAVYVSSQEEADKIFATQLPANIELRARDAKAQVVFNPSVVESYRLIGYDNRALATEDFRDDSRDGGEIGPGHSVTALYSLHLKPGAKGQLAQATVRWQDPDTRNASEASKALQADELAPSVWDKAPVRLQVDVAVAAFAVYLRDRKAFGMDLPELMEQATRLAAASEDPMVSELVTLINKARSVG; from the coding sequence ATGAAAATTCGCCCCTTAGCGGCGGGTGCCGGGCTCGTCGCGCTGCTGACCCTGTCCGCGTGCGGCGGATCCGGTGGCTCGACGAGCGGTGAGCGGGCGCCCCAGCCCGCCAACGCCAACCAGCAACCCGTACGCCCGTCCCAATCCCCCGCCCAGCAGGAGCAGGAGGACGCCGAGCAGGACACGACCACGGCCCAGATCTCCACGTTCGCTCTGGACGTGGACACCGCCTCGTACGGCTACGCCCGCCGTACCCTCCAGGAGGGCCGCTGGCCCGCGCCCGCCGAGATCCGCCCCGAGGAGTGGGTCAACGCGTTCCGGCAGGACTACGCGCAGCCGCCGGACGACGGGTTCGCCGTGCACGTGGACGGCGCGAAGCTGCCGTCGCGCGACGAGGCGGTCCTGCGCGTCGGCCTGCAGACGCGCGCGTCGGACGCGGCCGGGCGGCGGCCCGCCAACCTCACGTTCGTCGTGGACGTCTCCGGCTCGATGGCCGAGACCGGCCGCCTGGACCTCGTCAAGTCGGCCCTGCTCAAGCTGCTCGACCAGCTCGCGCCCGGCGACCAGGTCTCGATCGTGTCGTTCAGCGACGAGGCCAAGGTGCTGGCGTCGATGACCCCGCTGACCGCCAGGGACGAGCTGCGCGAGGCGGTGGACGAGCTGACCGTCAACGGCGGCACGAACCTCGAGGCCGGGCTGGTCACCGGCTACCAGGAGGCGTCCAAGGCGTTCCGCCCCGCCGCCACGAACCGGGTCATCCTGCTCTCCGACGGCCTGGCCAACCAGGGCAGCACCGAGTGGCAGGCCATCCTCGACCGGGCCAAGGAGTACGCCGGCAGGCAGGTCACGCTGCTCACCGTCGGCGTCGGCCGCGACTACGGCGACGAGCTGATGGAGCAGCTCGCCGACAACGGCGACGGCATGGCCGTGTACGTCAGCAGCCAGGAGGAGGCCGACAAGATCTTCGCCACGCAGCTCCCCGCGAACATCGAGCTGCGGGCGCGCGACGCCAAGGCGCAGGTCGTCTTCAACCCGTCGGTGGTGGAGAGCTACCGGCTCATCGGGTACGACAACCGCGCGCTGGCCACCGAGGACTTCCGCGACGACAGCCGCGACGGCGGGGAGATCGGCCCCGGCCACTCGGTCACCGCGCTCTACTCGCTGCACCTCAAGCCGGGCGCCAAGGGGCAGCTCGCCCAGGCCACCGTACGCTGGCAGGACCCCGACACCAGGAACGCCTCGGAGGCGAGCAAGGCGCTGCAGGCCGACGAGCTGGCCCCGTCGGTGTGGGACAAGGCGCCGGTCCGGCTCCAGGTGGACGTGGCGGTCGCCGCGTTCGCGGTCTACCTGCGTGATCGCAAGGCGTTCGGCATGGACCTGCCCGAGCTCATGGAGCAGGCCACGCGGCTGGCGGCGGCGTCGGAGGACCCGATGGTGTCGGAGCTGGTCACGCTCATCAACAAGGCCCGCTCCGTGGGCTGA
- a CDS encoding FAD-binding protein — MAVTLTNWAGNTAFRAQDVHHPTSLDELQRLVAAGSRVRALGSGHSFNDVADTTGDLVVLDRMPDTVEIDSAAAKVRVPARMTYARLAPLVHEAGFALANLASLPHISVAGSVATGTHGSGDAVPSLAAAVSSLDLVTADGSVLTLSRGDADFPGAVVALGALGIVTSVTLDLVPAFEVRQYVREGLSVDALADFDEIMAGGYSVSLFTDWRDTRVWLKRTEELTSPDWYGTTPADGPRHPLPGMPAESCTVQLGVPGPWYERLPHFRHDAEPSGAGDELQSELIVPREHAVKALRELYAIGDRIRPVLHISEVRSIAADDLWLSPFHGRDSVGIHFTWVRDVAGVLPVLKLVEETLAPFEPRPHWGKLFTRWPACPDRFRSLARRLDPQGKFANDFTRILLGE, encoded by the coding sequence ATGGCCGTGACGCTGACCAATTGGGCGGGAAACACCGCATTTCGGGCGCAAGATGTCCACCATCCGACCTCGCTCGACGAGCTCCAGCGGCTCGTCGCGGCCGGTTCCCGCGTGCGGGCGCTGGGCAGCGGTCACTCGTTCAACGACGTCGCGGACACGACCGGTGACCTCGTGGTGCTCGACCGGATGCCGGACACGGTGGAGATCGACAGCGCGGCGGCCAAGGTGCGGGTGCCCGCGCGCATGACGTACGCGCGGCTCGCCCCGCTGGTGCACGAGGCCGGTTTCGCGCTGGCGAACCTGGCCTCGCTGCCGCACATCTCCGTGGCGGGCTCGGTCGCGACGGGCACGCACGGCTCCGGTGACGCCGTGCCCAGCCTGGCCGCCGCCGTGTCCTCGCTCGACCTCGTCACCGCCGACGGCTCGGTGCTGACGCTCTCCCGCGGCGACGCCGACTTCCCCGGCGCGGTGGTGGCGCTCGGCGCGCTCGGCATCGTCACCTCGGTGACCCTCGACCTGGTGCCCGCCTTCGAGGTGCGCCAGTACGTACGCGAGGGCCTGTCCGTGGACGCGCTGGCCGACTTCGACGAGATCATGGCCGGCGGCTACAGCGTCAGCCTCTTCACCGACTGGCGCGACACCCGCGTCTGGCTGAAGCGCACGGAGGAGCTGACCAGCCCCGACTGGTACGGCACCACCCCGGCCGACGGCCCCCGCCACCCGCTGCCCGGCATGCCCGCCGAGAGCTGCACGGTCCAGCTCGGCGTGCCGGGTCCGTGGTACGAGCGGCTGCCGCACTTCCGGCACGACGCCGAGCCGAGCGGCGCGGGCGACGAGCTGCAGTCGGAGCTCATCGTGCCCAGGGAGCACGCGGTCAAGGCGCTGCGCGAGCTGTACGCGATCGGCGATCGGATCCGGCCCGTCCTGCACATCTCGGAAGTGCGCTCGATCGCGGCCGACGACCTCTGGCTCAGCCCGTTCCACGGCCGCGACAGCGTGGGCATCCACTTCACCTGGGTGAGGGACGTCGCCGGGGTGCTGCCGGTGCTGAAGCTGGTGGAGGAGACGCTGGCGCCGTTCGAGCCACGGCCGCACTGGGGCAAGCTGTTCACCCGGTGGCCCGCCTGCCCCGACCGCTTCCGCTCCCTGGCCCGGCGGCTCGACCCCCAGGGCAAGTTCGCCAACGACTTCACGCGGATACTGCTGGGGGAGTAG
- a CDS encoding DUF3224 domain-containing protein produces MFAKGTFDTAGWDAKPPFEERDGVSLGLVTMSKTFHGDLTGTSVVHLLVAATEVEDSKSYVALERIEGTLDGRSGAFVVQHNAVSDRGKQSLTVSVVPDSGTGDLRGLRGEMNILIGPDGGHSYTFDFTL; encoded by the coding sequence ATGTTCGCCAAGGGAACCTTCGACACCGCCGGCTGGGACGCCAAGCCGCCCTTCGAGGAGCGTGACGGCGTCTCACTCGGGCTCGTGACCATGTCCAAGACCTTCCACGGGGACCTGACCGGCACCAGCGTCGTGCATCTGCTGGTGGCCGCGACGGAGGTGGAGGACTCGAAGTCGTACGTGGCGCTGGAGCGCATCGAGGGCACTCTCGACGGCCGCTCGGGGGCCTTCGTCGTGCAGCACAACGCGGTCAGCGACCGCGGGAAGCAGTCGCTGACCGTCTCGGTCGTCCCGGACTCGGGCACCGGGGACCTGCGGGGGCTCAGGGGCGAGATGAACATCCTCATCGGACCCGACGGGGGCCACTCCTACACCTTCGACTTCACCCTCTGA